ATTTGACCCAATGGCTAGGGGCCTCTTCTTTTGTTGCTCTTGATGAGCCAATTGTGATTTTCTTGAAAAATTTTTCCAAGCCCATTTATCTTCCTTAAAACACTTTTACAAGCTTGTTGGAGGCGGAAATTTTATCAAAACTTTGTATAAAAATTCCAATCTCTCATAAGTGGCTTAGTTAGAATCTAAAAAATATTTTATGCAACAAGAGGGTTTATGCAGGGATTTATTCTTTCAATTCGGGCAATCAAAAATCAAGATTTAATTTTAAGAATCCTAACCCCGCATAGCATTTTGGAACTTTATCGATTTTATGGGATGAGGCATAGCATTTTGTCTGTGGGGAAGAAGATTGACTTTGATGTGCAGAACAATGGCATTTTTATGTCCAAATTACGCAATGTTGCAGAATTAAATTTTTCTTGGGAGAGAGAATATATTAGGGCATATGTTTGGGCGATTTTTATTAGGTCTCTTGCAGATCATTTGCGTGATATTGTGGAAGTAGAGCCTTTTTATTTTGAACTTTTAGAAAAAGGAGGGATTTGCCTTAAAAAGCAAAATCCAATGCGCGTTGTGCTTGAAATGAGCTCTAGATTGATTGTTTATGAAGGAAGAAATGCAAGGTTGCATCATAATCGTTGCTTTGTTTGCAATGGTAGGCTTGATGAGAGGGTTAGCCTTGGCAGAGCTTTTTTGTTTGCACATCCAGAGTGTATTGGGGGAGATCATTTTGAGAAGTCAAAATTGCTTGATTTTTTGGATTCTTCTTCAACGATTCATCTAGATGATAGTGAGATTGAAAGGTTGTGGTCAATTTTT
Above is a genomic segment from Helicobacter kayseriensis containing:
- the recO gene encoding recombination protein RecO, giving the protein MQGFILSIRAIKNQDLILRILTPHSILELYRFYGMRHSILSVGKKIDFDVQNNGIFMSKLRNVAELNFSWEREYIRAYVWAIFIRSLADHLRDIVEVEPFYFELLEKGGICLKKQNPMRVVLEMSSRLIVYEGRNARLHHNRCFVCNGRLDERVSLGRAFLFAHPECIGGDHFEKSKLLDFLDSSSTIHLDDSEIERLWSIFSLGL